The segment tctaATCTCTAGGTGTTTCTTAGCAATTTTGTCTTGGTGGCTCAAACtaagaatgccgccatatttgtttatgtttttgattTCATAATGCAGTTTAAGGTTacgtttaaaaacaacaacataaacatcTCTCTACAAATCAAACCTATTGGCTTATCTTCACGATCCATAAAAAGTCAAGTCCAACTTTTTCTTGGTAGTTTCAGACTCTACGGTTCGTTTCATcgactctcccatttcattaacacACAAATATTCAATGTTACATTACCATTGGTGGTGAATCAAAAGTAGACGACCCAAAATGACCCAGATGAgttttccaaaaattaaaaataactgtcAAATCATCTCACTGAaactaagtttttattttttcgtaCTAAAAACTATTGCAAACTCTTTGATTCAGTTCCGTCAAGGAGAAGACAGTTCTTTTGGTTCGGTTCGTACCTAtcagttttaaagttcgggttcggttcggtcgtaagttcggttcgttcggttcgggttcgttttgtttcccatctctagtccAATCTCTTGTTTGAACATGGAGGTgatgggggtatctgggagaaggtttctgtgctgcctttggAGGCTCTGCAAACTCAAATCAGCTCGAGTCAACTCTCAAGTGAACAAAAAATGTGGTCTACATTAGGGTTAAAGCTCAAACCAGTATTGTTTTGTAGAGAAGTTCGACATTCAGGACACGATGGCAGATAAATACTGacattaaaaagacaaaaagaaacagACTTGTGGGACTCAAACCCTAgttaattgtattattattattataataaagcAGTGTTCGctaacataatgtaggctcaaggcgctacAACAGCCATAAACTGACAAATTAATCTAAAATAGGTTTTGAGCAggtagtttgtttgttttctatatAGTGATATTTGTCTGAGCTCAATTCACCGATACGTCTCACAAATAACAATCAACCATCTGATAATCTAAAAGCCTTTCAATTTCATTCTTTACataagtttaaatgtttatgattattcttgtctttttttcaaGTCGTTGAAATAACAAAGAAGTTAGGCAGATGCACCCTAAATTCCTAACGAGACAACTCGAAGACCAACAATATAAAGCAAATATGTTACTGTAAAATAACAGGAGAGAAAACAATTTTACAGATGTAGTCTAGGCGAAGGGCCATGAACGAAGGGCCATGAATGAAGGGCCATGAACCTCTTTGTCCAGCTCTGTGGAAAAATCAAGGTCGGACAAAAGCTAAAGCACACATGTCACAATGGTCGATCTGCCCATGGTCAATTTGCTGATGATTCATTTCTGATGGTGGCTTGATGATAATTTCTAAAGTTCAATCTGCCGTTGGTCGATTTGCTACGATGTGCTGGTCCATTCGCTGATAGTCGATATCGGATGATTGATTTGCTGATGTTCGATTTCTAATGATCGATGAGCTGATAATCTCTTATGTTCAATCTGCCGTTGGTTGATGTTTTATTTCTGATGATGATTTTATTACTGCTGATGATGCTAAATCTGACGCGGGTCGAATTGCTAATGGTCGATTTGTTTGTGTTCGATTTGCTGATGGTCTATTGGCTGATGGTCTATTTCTGATGGTCAATTGGCGGATGATCTATTTCTGATAGTCGATTTACTGATGGTCTACTTCTGATGGTCTATTTCAGATGGTCTATTTCAGATGGTCAATTGACTGATGGTCTATTTCTGATGGTCAATTGGCTGATGGTCAATTGACTGATGGTCAATTGGCTGATGGTCAATTGACTGATGGTTTATTTCTGATGGTCAATTGGCTGATGGTCAATTGACTAATGGTCTATTTCTGATGGTCAATTGGCTGATGGTCAATTGACTGATGGTCTATTTCTGATGGTCAATCGGCTGATGGTCAGTCTCAATTCCTTAAAATGGCGCTGATGAAGTTTCAAGATTTCATGGAACACTGTGACGAAAGACGAAATAATGGGTTGCAGTTCTCATTGCAGTGCCGGACTTACGCAAGCGGTGAGCCTGGCTGTATCTTAGCCATTGTCATCTTTGTCTGCTTAGGGCCCGCCTGATGTCACGTGCCTTGCTGCTCAGAGTACGCTCGTTCTTCTATCGTCTGCTTTGTCTAAACTCACCATGTGTGACGGGAATAGATTGACCTCACCGGGAGATCACCGTGACATAATCTGCTAGCGGTaatccccctcccctccccccccccccaaaccccaaTCTTCCCTTATCCAGTTTGATACATTTGTTATCAGAATGGTTGCCACgagttagtgtgtgtgtggatgtggTTCTCCGCCgctcgctccccccccccccaatttattCACCCTATTAATAAGGTCGTCACAGATTGTGTTCTGTTGCGACTTGGATCAAAGTCATTAAAGAGATTCACTTGCCCATTCAACGTATCAATTCCAATCTTCGATCATAGAACAAGATAAAGAAAGCCCTCATGGTTCACTGGCGgatgccgggggggggggggagcgagtGCCCCCCCATTTCCATaaaatcgggggggggggcgagcgAATTTCAATAGAGAAATCACACACTTTGTACACGAATCGtttacttattttaataattttatttaattatttatattttaacctacTGTTAGATTATGTCGCCTCCCCCCTCAAGTATACTGcgatttagggggggggggaggagtgactGCATCAATCCCGCTTCCCCCCACCAGCCCTAAACCTTCGAGTGGGGGGCAGTCGAGatttttttgtagaaatcacagcattagttacatacatatatattataaaagcTACTAATTGATATTTTGACAGGCTACTAACCAATATTTTAATCATGCcactatttaatattttaaccaGGCTACTAACTGATACTTTAACCAATCTTTTTATTATGTCGCCCCGTTCTGGTATGCTGACCGTTGAGAATGGGAATGGACGATTATATCTATTGCGGCAATGCCTCTTTGAAAAGGGAAGGGGGTCCAATTTTatgtagaaatcatagtttgttaaCAAAAGCTAGGTGAATATCTATgtcatataatatttatattatgtctctCCCTTCTGGTTTCTTGGTCCATtcggtgggggtggggggtgattGCATTTACTGCCCTCCCCAATTTAACCCTTTGAGtatgtgggggtggggggaggtcCAATTTTAAAGCAGAAATCAAAATTTGTCAACAAAatcagttgaatatctatattatataagttaCTTATTGAAATTTGAACCCATGTGTATATAATGTCGCAGTCGAACGACACTCTAATCTCATATGAAATCAGTAGTAACTATTAAATGAAAGAGGGTGGTGCCAGAGCCGTGAGGGGTGAtagatgcaatcgcccccccccccccatcagacagaccaatactttttcttttgtattttattttataaattaaaatgttttacacaaaaatctgtcactcatataagttatatatgctgtaaattaaattcttatttcGATTGGCCCcaccccctattctttaatgtcaaatgtaatcattaacaataattataaaaaggagagaGGACTTATCGTTTTTACTCTAACCCACCCTCCCTCCCTATTTCTGACCATTTCCaacgaaaacatgacgttttacaacagaatagtcaaatatggcgacagagtctATATGATTGCTTATCTTAGttattaaagaaaaactttgttttgggaaatttagaattcattttattaaaaaaatcaagtctaagagatgagttctgaacacaaatatttttttcctagtcAACTTTTCCCAATCTTTGCTCCATCTgagatttttctattgtataaataactTTGAGGACTAGAACTGACAATTTATAATTGAatcctaaacaaataaaaaattagagcACAATCTAACTGGTCTACTTCATTTCACCTCCCTcttccgaaatttttttttcaaagctttgaattatagttttgtaacaaaacaaagttacaaacgggtgtattgaacaaaataaatgactttctttgaaatattattttcgaAGACATTTTATTTCGGCGGCGACCCTCAAAACGTCAAAACGGTCGATTATCTAAAGAGCGTTAAACCATCATTCTGTTGGCGTCTTATTATGACCAAAACAGGCCTACTACAAGATGTCTCGGTGAACGCAAAGAGGTCTCGCTTAATTAACATGAAGATCATATTACTATACATATGTCTAGTAAAGAAATACACTATTTTTGTCTCAATAGTCAGTCACACTTCAGTATCGGCCATCGCTCCCAcgttactttattttacttaatttgatctgacttttttaataggatgaataatgaaatttagatgtcaggagaatgctttTCTACACTGAACAATGTTAGAAAACGCTTGGCGTTGGGGCTGCAACCCGAaccccactgggggagcttacagcaCTCCCCCAGAACCCCTAGCTGCCAAgacaaaagacttttttttttttagaaacacggctctaaatataatatacacTTTTTGTtatactcatatatatatatatatgcgtgtgtgtgtgtgtgtgcgtttatacatagggttagggtttactgggcgttatggttagggtttggaaGAAAATcgccccctccaaaaaaaagttctggatccCCAAGTGTCATGGTTCATGgtggtatttaaaataaaacaacgtTAAAGACTTTTTGTATTTGCATACTTGTGCCAGATAGAATGGCTCATTTAGACATAATACGTTGATCTTCCCAATGTCAAGGTCAAGAAGAGAAAAGCGAAAACAAACCTCCCCTTGATGACTTATGTCCATTTCAAACTGTTCGTATGATGTGGCAGGTAAGCAGCAATGGTGACTTAAGATGTCTGTCAGGCTTGTCGCATGCTCCACCAATAAAGCGGGTTGAGatcataaaaacattattgtttGCTCTGTTTAGCTTTGACATGACAAATGACATCTACACACCCCTAACATCTACATTCACCTGAAAACTATATACCTGACATCTATATAATCTGACATTTTACATCTGAGATTTAAATACCCGTGACATCTATATACAACTcacatttatacatttataaaaaaaacacatgacaTTTATACATACGAAATCTATATATACCGTACATCTATATACATCTGACCTCTATAAAGGCTCTATATACACTTGGCATCCGCATACACCTGACATCTATACACGCATGATTTCTACATGGCCCCAGAAATCTATATACAATACACCTGACATCTATACACCTGAAATCTAAAAACACCTGAAATCTATATACACCTGACATATATACACATGACATGTACATATACCTTACATTTATACACCTTATATGCATAAACACCTGACATCTATTCATCTGAGATCTACATACCCCTGATATCTATATTGACCTGACATCTATACACCTGACATCTATATTTACATACACCTGACTTTAAAATACCTGAAACCTATATACACCTTACTTACATCGACCTACACCTTACATTTATACACCTCATATCTTACACCTTACATCTGTATAAACCTGACATCTATACACCTGACATCTATACTTCTGAAGAGTAAACGTCAAAAATTGTTTGGGCGGCTGCTTACAACTACTGTGGGGATCAATAAGAATTGACCACGTGACCTGTTGTTCACCTTAATGCACTGACATTACCTTCTAGAACCATGAAGTCGCCATTCTGAAATTCTATGAGTTATTTCTAATATCCTCGTCAAGGGTAACAACATGTTATCTCTATACGACACGGCCTACCCAAGCTTCCGGTCTGCCCCAGGCCGTGTTGTTGTCTTCTGCTGTAgtgaaaaacacaaacaaatgcCAGAGTTATCCTCATCTATCCCACCCCAGTTTTCAGAACACCAACACTCTAGCGACGAagtcaacaacaacatcaccCAGTTTTCAGAACACCAACACTCTAGCGACCAAGTCAACACCAACACTCTAGCGACCAAGTCAACACCAACATCACCCAGTTTTCAGAACACCAACACTCTAGCAACCAAGTCAACACCAACATCACCCAGTTTTCAGAACACCAACACTCTAGCGACCAAGTCAACAACAACACTGTAGTGACCAAGTCAACACCAACACTCTAGTGACCAAGTCAACACCAACACTGTAGTGACCAAGTCAACACCAACACTCTAGTGACCAAGTCAACACCAACACTCTAGCGACCAAGTCAACACCAACACTCTAGCGACCAAGTCAACACCAACACTCTAGTGACCAAGTCAACACCAACACTCTAGTGACCAAGTCAACACCAACACTCTAGCGACCAAGTCAACACCTACATCACCCAGTTTTCAGAACACCAACACTCTAGCGACCAAGTCAACAACAACACTCTAGCGACCAAGTCAACACCAACACTCTAGCGACCAAGTCAACACCAACACTCTAGCGACCAagtcaacaacaacatcaccCAGTTTTCAGAACACCAACACTCTAGCGACCAAGTCAACACCAACATCACCCAGTTTTCAGAACACCAACACTCTAGTGACCAAGTCAACACCAACACTCTAGCGACCAAGTCAACACCAACATCACCCAGTTTTCAGAACACCAACACTCTAGCGACCAAGTCAACACCAACATCACCCAGTTTTCAGAACACCAACACTCTAGCGACCAAGTCAACACCAACATCACCCAGTTTTCAGAACACCAACACTCTAGCGACCAAGTCAACACCAACACTCTAGCGACCAAGTCAACACCAACATCACCCAGTTTTCAGAACACCAACACTCTAGTGACCAAGTCAACACCAACACTCTAGCGACCAAGTCAACACCAACATCACCCAGTTTTCAGAACACCAACACTCTAGCGACCAAGTCAACACCAACATCACCCAGTTTTCAGAACACCAACACGCTAGCGACCAAGTCAACACCAACATCACCCAGTTTTCAGAACACCAACACTCTAGCGACCAAGTCAACACCAACACTCTAGCGACCAAGTCAACAACAACATCGGCAATTGTCACAAGTCAAGCGTGACATGTGCAACTTTCTTTCACCGCGATCGAACGTGCTTTTAATCAGCCATGCGTGCAAAGTAAGACAAATTAATGCACAGAAAATGAGACGCGGCCGGCGAGGTGACATCAAAGGAGACTGCCGCTGGCGAAATTTTTTTGTTCTCCCGATGTTCAACCGTCCATGGAAAGTTTGGGGAAGCCACTTACTAGCTTTTAGCCAGACTTTCTCGTCAACAACGCACGTAGGTCATCACAACCAATCAAAAAGTTGGTGCGCAGAATCGTATCATATGAGAGCGTCCTTGTACAACCTAGAATTATGTATCATCTGGTCTATGGCATGGGTTTGCAACATAGTTCTCTAACCATGGCCGGTTCTAACATTATTTTAGTGCCAGTGTCGC is part of the Biomphalaria glabrata chromosome 10, xgBioGlab47.1, whole genome shotgun sequence genome and harbors:
- the LOC129928766 gene encoding integumentary mucin C.1-like; the protein is MLSLYDTAYPSFRSAPGRVVVFCCSEKHKQMPELSSSIPPQFSEHQHSSDEVNNNITQFSEHQHSSDQVNTNTLATKSTPTSPSFQNTNTLATKSTPTSPSFQNTNTLATKSTTTLDQVNTNITQFSEHQHSSDQVNTNTLATKSTPTSPSFQNTNTLATKSTPTSPSFQNTNTLATKSTPTSPSFQNTNTLATKSTPTL